Proteins encoded by one window of Salarias fasciatus chromosome 1, fSalaFa1.1, whole genome shotgun sequence:
- the LOC115392305 gene encoding tetraspanin-3-like, with the protein MGQCGITSSKTVLVFLNLIFWAAAGILCYIGAYVFITYDDYDHFFEDVYTLIPAVIIIAVGTLLFIIGLIGCCATIRESSCGLATFAAILLLVFVTECVVVVLGYIYRAKVEDEVNHSIQKVYNKYNGTNSDAPSRAIDYVQRQLHCCGIHNYSDWRNTRWFKESKNNSVPVSCCQPSITNCTGTLTRPADLYQEGCEALVVKKLKEIMMYVIWAALTFASIQMLGMLCACVVLCRRSHDPAYELLVTTNSYA; encoded by the exons ATGGGCCAGTGTGGGATCACATCTTCCAAAACCGTGCTGGTTTTCCTCAACCTCATCTTCTGG gctgcagctgggATCTTATGCTACATTGGAGCCTATGTGTTCATCACATACGATGACTACGACCACTTCTTCGAGGATGTGTACACTCTGATTCCCGCTGTCATAATAATAGCTGTGGGgactctcctcttcatcatcgGCTTGATCGGCTGCTGTGCTACAATACGGGAGAGCTCCTGTGGCCTGGCCACT TTTGCTGCCATCCTCCTGCTGGTGTTTGTCACAGAatgtgtggtggtggtgctcGGCTACATATACAGGGCAAAG GTCGAAGATGAAGTCAATCACTCCATCCAAAAGGTTTACAACAAATACAACGGCACCAACAGTGACGCTCCCAGTCGTGCGATTGACTATGTGCAGAGGCAG CTTCACTGCTGCGGCATTCACAACTACTCTGACTGGAGAAACACTCGCTGGTTTAAAGAGTCGAAAAACAACAGTGTCCCAGTCAGCTGCTGCCAGCCCAGCATCACCAACTGTACAGGCACTCTCACTCGACCAGCAGACCTCTACCAGgag gGTTGTGAAGCTCTGGTGGTGAAGAAATTAAAGGAGATCATGATGTATGTCATATGGGCTGCTCTAACATTCGCATCAATACAG atgctGGGCATGCTCTGTGCCTGCGTGGTGCTGTGCAGGAGGAGTCACGACCCGGCGTACGAGCTGCTGGTCACCACCAACAGCTACGCATGA